The following nucleotide sequence is from Paracrocinitomix mangrovi.
CTTTTTATATTCATTTACACCTTCTCATCATTCTTTTTATGGTCTCAGACAACTCATCAACTATTTAAAGAAGGTATTGAGTATAGAGATCAGGGTAAGAAGAATAAAGCAATAAATGCTTTTGAGGAAGCCTTAGAATTAGCTGAATCTTCAAGAAATAAAAAGATGCAAATGAGCATCCATCTTGAGTTAGCCGATTTAAAAGATAATATGATTACCTATAAAGAGGCTTTGGAACATTATAAAGCATTCTCAGATCTGTATCATCAACAATTAGTAAGTGAAAAAGAACAATTAGCAGACTCTGTTACAACTCTTGAAACTGAAGTTGCTGAGGGCGTTGAAACCATGCAAAAAATGGATCAGGAAATTGATTCACTTACTACGGAACAACTGCAGTCAGAATTAGCAATAAAGGATTTGGAGTTAGATAATCAAAAAAAGCAATTGGAAATACAGGAATCAGAGAATCGTAGAAACGTCCTATTACTTGTGATAGGTATGGTGGTGATCATTCTTTTGTTTTTTGGATTGGGATACCTACGCAAGAGAAATACTAATAAAACACTAAGAAACAAGAATTATCAAATTGCCAAGGAGAAAGAAAAGTCTGAAGAGTTATTGTTGAATATTCTACCTAAATCGGTTGCTGATGAATTGAAAGAGTTTGGAAGAACTACTTCTAGAAAATATGAAAATGCAAGTATCATGTTTACAGATTTTAAAGGATTTACTAAGTTTTCTGAACAATATAGTCCTGAAGATTTAGTGCATGAATTAGATTCTTATTTTACAGCATTTGATGAAATACTACATAAACATGGTATTGAAAAGATAAAAACAATTGGAGATGCTTATATGTGTGTTTCAGGAGTTCCTGAAAATGATGAAGAACATGCGCATCATATGATTCGAGCAGCTTTTGAATTAAGAGATTTTGTGAATCAGAAAGCAATTGAACTTAAAGCTGAAGGAAAACCACATCTTGAGATGAGAATAGGGATACATACCGGGCCTTTGGTGGCAGGAGTTGTAGGTTCTAAAAAGTTTGCATTTGATGTTTGGGGAGATGCCGTAAATGTTGCTGCAAGGATGGAACAAAGTGGAGCTCCGGGAACTATTAATATCTCTGAAGACGTATATCAATTAGTTAAAGAAGACTTTGTGTTTGAGTTTAGAGGTGAAATTGAAGCTAAGAATAAGGGTAAATTAAAAATGTACTTTGTGGAGGGTCCTGCAGGAGCTTCTACCGCAAACAAAAGCGCATAAAAAAAGCAGGACTTCTGCCCTGCTCTTCTTTATAATAATTTCAATTTATTGAACCTGGATAATATCACATCCACCGCCAACTGCTTCCCATGTTCCAGAAAAAACAGGATTGTCATTTTGATCTTTAAATTGCCATGTGTACGACTTTTCAGTCAACTTATTCAAGTTTTTAGTAACAGTGATTTTAGCAACATCACCACAGTCAGGAGCAATTACTTCATACGTTTCAACCGGATGAGTTACTGCTAAAACCTCACCTACATATACTTTAAAATCAGTAACACCAGCTTGCTCTTTTTGAATGGAAGTTTGCTGATTATACCAAAATGTAACAGTACTTTCGTAAGTACATTCTCCGTTGTCTTTAGTTGCCTCTTCACTATAGTTGCTAGCGTTCACATCTGTACAACCTTTTTTGTTGCATGATGCTAAAACAAGTCCGGCAGCAACAATCATTAATAGATTCTTTTTCATCTTTATTAAGTTTGGGTTCCTCATTGTAATCCTCATTATACAATATGGAATTATGTTTCTAATAAACTAGTACAAAGTATATTACGAGGGAATGACGAATTTAGTTTGCATTTAGTACAAAATGCTTCACAAAAAACATGGTTTGTTGCATGCATGAGTAACAATCAAGAAATCCAAAATGATCCTGACCATCCAGCTTAATAAGTTCGTTTTTAATCCCTAATTCTGTTGCTCTTGGGTGAATTAAACCCGATCCTTGAGTAGTTATTTTAGTGGTACCAACTAAACCTTCATTAAAGGGCACTATATCGTCCTTGTCGCCATGAATACTTACCAATGGTGGTTCGTTTTTATCTAGTAATTCAATGTTGAATAAAGATCCTGCAATATTGATTACGCCTTTTATTTTATCAGAATAACCTTTGTTTCCGCTTTTACCTTCCATTCCGCCTTGTTTGTAAACATACTCCATCAGTTTATTGCCTCCCATTTTTAGTATGTCATTAGCATTATTGGCATAGGCATAGTGTAAGCTGGTGATAGCTCCTGCCGAATATCCTCCAATTACAATATTGTTGGTATCAATTTTATATTGATTTTGTGAAGCTGCATCTTTATAGAAATAACGGACACAAGCTTTCATATCATGCACAGCATCAATAACCGCCTTTTTGGCTACAAAAAATGAATCATCCTCAACATCTATTAATCTGTAATTCATAGATACTGCTACATATCCAGCTTTGGCTATTTCTTGACATTCATTACTGAATCCTGACTTGTCTCCCACAAAGAAGTAGCCTCCGTGAGCTAGAATAATTATAGGTCTATTACTGGCAGTATCGCCTTTTGGTAGATAAATGTCCATGGTTAACTCTTGGTTAAAGCCGGATTGCGTTTTGTTTTTGCCGTATTTGACATTCTCAATAACTTCAACTTCATCAAACACAGGACTTACATATCTTTCTTTTTGGGCAATTGAAAACTGAGACAAAAAGAGCAATACAACTAACATTAAAGTACTTTTCATAAGCTAATTCTTGGGTAAATAAAAAATGCCGTTTATCAAAAGTAAAATTGTTGTAAGGAATTTTGTACTTATACTTACTAACTTAAGTTAAAAAACAACAATTAACAATAACATCTAAACCTTAATTAAATGAAGAAAATATTTGTATCTCTTTTATTAACAGGAGTTTTAAGTTTCTCAGTTAAAGCTCAAGTTAAAACCCCACAACCAAGTCCTACATGTGAAATTGAACAAACAGTTGGCTTAACAAATTTTGAAATAGAGTATTCAAGACCAGGTGCTAAAGGAAGAACTGTTTTTGGTGATTTAGTTCCTTATGGAAAAATCTGGAGAACCGGTGCAAACAAAGCAACTCAGTTTGAAGTTAATACTGATGTAAAAGTGAATGGTAAAGAATTGAAGGCAGGTAAATATGCCATCTTTACTAAGCCAGGAAAAGATAGCTGGGACGTTTACTGGTACAATGAAACAGAGATTTGGGGAACACCTGATAGTTGGGTTGATTCTTTAGTTGCATGTAGCGTAAATGTTAAGCCTCAGTCTTTAAACGATATGGTTGAATCTTTTACAATTGCTTGGGAAGATGTAAGTAATGGAGCGTATGGAACTTTAGCTATTTCATGGGAAAAGACTAAAATTTCATTAAAAATCGAAGTTCCTACTGAAGATTTAGCTATGAAGAGTATTGAGCAAACTATGGCTGGACCTTCTGCTAATGACTATTACCGTGCAGCGAGCTACTATTTAGAAATTGGAAAAGAGCTTGATCAAGCAAGAACTTGGATTACAAAGGCTTGTGAGATGAAAGGAACTGAGCCTTTTTGGTATTGGAGAAAGAAGTCATTAATTGAAGCTAAATTAGGAATGTATGCAGATGCTATTAAATCTGCTCAAACTTCTTTAGAAAGCGCTAAAAAAGCAGGTAATGATGACTATGTTAAAATGAATACAGAGTCTATTGCTGAGTGGGAAAAGAAAAAATAATTCCTTTTTAAATATTTTTAAAGCCTGTTTCAATTTGAGACAGGCTTTTTTTATGTTTTTTCCTTTTGCGGCACTAGCATTTCAATCGTTATTCCAGCCAATACAACAATAAATGATCCAATGATGTTGTATAGTAAATAGCTCAAATCAACCATTCCCTGGACCGTCAAATAATGCAATATCAATACACTGGATTGTCCAATTAAGGCAGCAATAAATGCAGATCTAGCTTTCACAAACTTGATAAAAAACGCCAGTAAAAAGACACCTAAAATGGTTCCGTAAAACAATGACCCAATGATGTTTACTAACTCTATCAAATTATCAAATAATCCCGCAACAAGAGCTACAACAATGGCTAGTATCCCCCATCCCACAGTCAATAATTTACTGACTCTAACATCCTTTTTATCATCATCAGATTTTGAGAAAAACTTTTTGTAATAATCAATGGTGGTTGTTGATGCTAAAGCATTCAATTCACCTGCTGTTGAAGACATGGCGGCTGAAAATATCACAGCTAACAATAAACCAATTAATCCTACCGGCATATAATCCAACACAAATGAGAGGAAGATAAAATCATTGTCTTCTTTTTCATAGTTCTCATCTAATGTTTTAAGCCTGTCTTTGTATTCACTACGAATATCAACTAATTCTTTTTCAAAAGATGCAGCCGATTTTAACTGTGCTTCATCACCAGATAAATATTGATCTAATGCATTTTGTTTTGCAATAAACACTTCATTGTACTGTTGATCAATCATTCTCAAAGAATCATCATCATTGGCCGTTATTTTGGTGGTAGAAGCATTAAATATTACAGGCGGTTTATTGAATTGAAAGCTTACAAACAACATTACTCCAACCAGTAATATGAAAAATTGCATAGGGATTTTAACCAATCCGTTGAACATTAGTCCAATTCTAGAAGCTTTTAAACTCTTTCCTCCGAGATATCTTTGCACCTGCGATTGATCTGTTCCAAAGTATGAAAGAAACAGGAAAATAGCTCCTGTGAAACCTGATAGCAAGGTATACTTTTCAGTAATATCAGTTGAAGTATTGATGATTTGCATTTTATTCATTGCGCCAGCAATATCTAAACCTTCACTGAATCCAACATTGTCGGGGAAACTGTCTAGAATGAAATAAAACGCAATGAACATCCCAATCATTATTATGGCCATTTGCCATTTTTGGGTGAGCGAAACAGCCCTACTTCCTCCAGACACTGTGTAAACAATCACCAGTGTTCCTATCAAAATACAGGTTAATTGAAGATTCCATCCCAATAATGAAGTTAGAATAATAGCCGGGGCGTAAATTGTAAGTCCGGCAGCTAATCCTCTTGAAACAAGAAATAAAAAGGCAGTTAATGAACGAACTTTAACATCAAATCTTTGCTCTAAATACTGATACGCCGTAAATACTTTTAGTTTGTAATAAATCGGTAAAATGAAAACCGAAATAATGATCATAGCTATTGGTAATCCGAAATAAAATTGGACAAATCCCATTCCGCTTTCATAAGCTTGCCCCGGAGTAGATAAAAAAGTAATGGCTGAAGCTTGAGTTGCCATAACGGACAATCCAATAGTGGCCCAGCTATCGGTATTATTTCCTTTTAAATAACCTTCAAGATTGCTGTTTTTACGTGTTTTATAAACTCCGTAAATTACGATAATGGCAAGCGTACCGAATAATATACCCCAATCTATCCAGCTCATTATTGATAATGATTACTGATCCAATTGTATAAAAGGATCTGAAGAAACAAGAAAAGCACCAATCCTAAGTACCAGATTTTCCAGTTGGTATTGTCTTTTTCTTCGTTCATTTTTTATAGCTTAATATATTGGCAAACAATCTGTAAGCACCAACTACACCTTTAGGTAATTCTCTAAAAAATGAGATGCCTGTATATACAAATTGACCTTTACCGTAATTGGTTACGATTAAGCCTCCTTTTACAGGCTCTTCTCCGGTATCATGCCAAGAAATCAGGGCTTGATAAGAATCATCCCATTCTCCAGCAAAATACAAACCTCTCTCTTGCACCCAATTATTGAAATCATCATTGGTGATTTTATTTGGATAATTAAAAATAGGATGATCTGGTACTAAAATTTCTACAACGGCATCTTCTTCTGTTACTCTATCTCTTGAAAGTGAAAAAGATTTAGGACCAAATTCCATTTTGTTGGCACTTCTAGAGGCTGTATTATATTGCATTATTAGATTCCCTCCATTTTCAACGTACTTAAACAGCTTGTCGTGGTAATTTGAAAGTACGGGATGAACGTTGTAAATACGAATTCCTAACACTACTGATTGATATGCAGAGAGATCTAAATCTGCCAATTGCTCTACTTCAAATTCATCTACTTCAAAACCTAATTGGCGGATGGCAGTTGGAACATCATCCTGAACCCCTTTAATATAGGCCACTCTACCCTCTTGAATAGCTGCATCTAGTTTGATACAGTTGATCACACAATTATTCATTAATACCTGTGTTGGGATGTGGTCATAAGCAATTTCAAGATATGATCTAACTTCCTTATTGTCATTATCAACAAAGCTCAAGATGCCATTTTCTGCCTTTTTTGTTGGTGTCAATGTGAATTCAAACCACTTTTCTTGATGCTTTTTATCCATTTTAAGATCAAATACATCAGGACTAGCTTTCCAGCCGTTTGGAGCAACAATTTGAATTTTGTCATTTAATTGTTCAGAGAAATTATGAACCTTAAACTTTACTACTTTGCTTTGATCAGTTTTAATAATTTGAATATCATTTTCTACTGATGCTGTAAATGCAGGAGTTGAAATCACTTCTCTTCTTCTCTCTCCGTATGACGGATCCCTCCATTTGTAGGTAAGAGGAACTGTGATAGGAATTTTTTCTCCATCAACGTTCAGTGCAATAAATACAGCACATGTAGGATCTGATTCGGCTTTTCCTAAATCATCTTTATTCTTAACCGTAAATAAATCATTAAATGCTTCTTGTAGCCAATAAGGCCCAGAATAATCCGCATTTATTTTTTTCTTCAATTCAATTGTTACTTCTTTTTGCGGTAAAAGCTTTTGATTATAAGTTGTTGGATAGTCGGATACTGACATTTGTTGAACGCTAACATCCCGCTCAGACCTATTTAAAAAGTTAACTTCCAAAGACACTGAATCGCCTGAAACAAAAGAGTAATCATCTGCTACGGCTTCTACAAATAGTCCAAGACAATCAAATATTATCTGATCGCATAAATCCAATTTTTCTCTTGAAATAAAGGTGTCATCAATTTTTCGTAATTCATTCCTTATTTTAATTAGTGCAGCAACATTGTTTGATGGTGTTTTGAAATCAAAATCTTTTAATAATTGATCAAATTGATTTTCTAAATCTTTATTCACCATTGAGCTCCAGCTTCTTTCTGCATGTTCAAAAAATGATTTTTCAATTTTCTCTCCTGCTAGGTGTTCAAAGTATTCTAATCTTTCTCCTCTTTCAATGATAGCACCAAATCCCTGACATTTGTGTTGACTTCTTGCAATGGTTCCAATTTCGTTATAAGACATGCCTAACAAAGGATTGTAACCACCAATATCTTGTGTGAAGTACCTTTCTGGGTACTTTTTGGCGCTATCTTCAATTGCTTCCATCCACCAATAAGAGGTGTTCCAGTAAAGTGATGTGGTTTGCCAGGTTCCGAATTGTTTTACTTGCTCTGGTTCATATTTGGCATCTGCAGCCTTATCAAATGCTTTAATAGCTAACATAGCTGATGCAGTGTGATGTCCGTGTCCACCTCTTTTATCCGGAGGGAAACGGGTAATAATAACATCTGGTTTAAACTTTCTAATCACCAACACCATATCAGATAATATTTGATCTTCACCCCATTTTTCAAGTGATTCAGATGCAGATTTGGAATATCCAAAATCAACTGCTCTCGAGAAATATTGATTTGCATGATCATGTGATCTGGCAGCTAAAAGTTCCTGTGTTCTTAGAACCCCCAATTTTTCACTTAACTCATTACCGATTAAATTTTGTCCTCCATCCCCTCTTGTTAAAGATAAATAAGCGGTTTCGGCTCTTTCTCCAAGAGACATATAAGCCAACAGTCTGGTGTTTTCATCATCCGGATGAGCAGCAACATACAACACTCTTTTAAGTGAATGTAATTTTTGAAGATCAACATAAATCTCAGAAGAGCTTTTTTGAGCAAAACTGTTGAAAGTGGTAAGTAGGATTAGAATTAAAAGGTGTTTAAACATGTTTTGGTTTGAATTTTTGATTGGTATCAATGTGATAATTTTTTATACAGTTGCGAAATGGATTACAGTCTTAAGAGCTTTTTCTGCCGTATCTAAAGGGCTGTTTAGATAAACTTCAATTGGACTTACTTTTTTATTGTGTTTGAATTTTTTTGCTCTCAATCTCATTTGAATTCCGCTCCACGCATTACCAATATGTCTGTATGGGCCTGTATGAGTGCAAGTGTAAGATTTGATTTTAGGAAATTCTGCAGCACTAAAACCAGCAGGTAAATCAGATGGGATATCACTTACTAAAACACATGCTTTATAATGAGTTATTAGGTTTTTCATATCCCATTTGTCATAAATAGTAAACCCTACGCCTGCAATAATGTTTTTAGATCGTGCAAACTCCATCAAGCTTGTGAAATCAGCTTTGTGGGTGTCTGCCATATCTTTAAACTGACAGTTATTAGTTAAGTAAATATACTTTCCGCCCTCAAAAGTTTGATTTTCATTGAATTCAAGTGTTGAATTAATTTCACCTGTTTCAGCTAAATCTTTGATCATTTTTAAGCCTCTTTCATAATCCAAACCAATTAAGTTTTGCATCATTTTTTTAAAGAAAAACATGAAAAAAGGAAGACTACTATTCATTGTCCATCTGAGCAAAGTTCCATTACCTTCAGCTTTAACATACATTGATGTTTTAGCTTTTGATTTAAATGGTTTTATGAATTGGAGATCGCAATCAATGAAATCGTTTTCCTTTTCATCAATAATCATCATGTTTCCTGATCCTACCAGGTCACCGGACCATTCATAAAACTTTTTATCATCTCTAACATTTACCTTGACTCCTTTTTCTGTTATTAGCCAGGGAGACCATGTTGGCCAAACTGAAAAGTCATTGATTAGAGGAAATACTTCTGAAGGTGATTTATCTATGTATATAGATTTTTCTACAAATATTTTAGGCATAAAGGGTGAGTTAAATGATTAGTTTTGAGAGTAATACTCTGTCATTGGCTCAAAATAATGAGCTTTCCAGCCATCTTCATATTTTTTACCATCACCTTCAGGA
It contains:
- a CDS encoding adenylate/guanylate cyclase domain-containing protein, yielding MLIRSLFIFIYTFSSFFLWSQTTHQLFKEGIEYRDQGKKNKAINAFEEALELAESSRNKKMQMSIHLELADLKDNMITYKEALEHYKAFSDLYHQQLVSEKEQLADSVTTLETEVAEGVETMQKMDQEIDSLTTEQLQSELAIKDLELDNQKKQLEIQESENRRNVLLLVIGMVVIILLFFGLGYLRKRNTNKTLRNKNYQIAKEKEKSEELLLNILPKSVADELKEFGRTTSRKYENASIMFTDFKGFTKFSEQYSPEDLVHELDSYFTAFDEILHKHGIEKIKTIGDAYMCVSGVPENDEEHAHHMIRAAFELRDFVNQKAIELKAEGKPHLEMRIGIHTGPLVAGVVGSKKFAFDVWGDAVNVAARMEQSGAPGTINISEDVYQLVKEDFVFEFRGEIEAKNKGKLKMYFVEGPAGASTANKSA
- a CDS encoding alpha/beta hydrolase, which produces MKSTLMLVVLLFLSQFSIAQKERYVSPVFDEVEVIENVKYGKNKTQSGFNQELTMDIYLPKGDTASNRPIIILAHGGYFFVGDKSGFSNECQEIAKAGYVAVSMNYRLIDVEDDSFFVAKKAVIDAVHDMKACVRYFYKDAASQNQYKIDTNNIVIGGYSAGAITSLHYAYANNANDILKMGGNKLMEYVYKQGGMEGKSGNKGYSDKIKGVINIAGSLFNIELLDKNEPPLVSIHGDKDDIVPFNEGLVGTTKITTQGSGLIHPRATELGIKNELIKLDGQDHFGFLDCYSCMQQTMFFVKHFVLNAN
- a CDS encoding DUF2911 domain-containing protein yields the protein MKKIFVSLLLTGVLSFSVKAQVKTPQPSPTCEIEQTVGLTNFEIEYSRPGAKGRTVFGDLVPYGKIWRTGANKATQFEVNTDVKVNGKELKAGKYAIFTKPGKDSWDVYWYNETEIWGTPDSWVDSLVACSVNVKPQSLNDMVESFTIAWEDVSNGAYGTLAISWEKTKISLKIEVPTEDLAMKSIEQTMAGPSANDYYRAASYYLEIGKELDQARTWITKACEMKGTEPFWYWRKKSLIEAKLGMYADAIKSAQTSLESAKKAGNDDYVKMNTESIAEWEKKK
- a CDS encoding sodium:solute symporter, with product MSWIDWGILFGTLAIIVIYGVYKTRKNSNLEGYLKGNNTDSWATIGLSVMATQASAITFLSTPGQAYESGMGFVQFYFGLPIAMIIISVFILPIYYKLKVFTAYQYLEQRFDVKVRSLTAFLFLVSRGLAAGLTIYAPAIILTSLLGWNLQLTCILIGTLVIVYTVSGGSRAVSLTQKWQMAIIMIGMFIAFYFILDSFPDNVGFSEGLDIAGAMNKMQIINTSTDITEKYTLLSGFTGAIFLFLSYFGTDQSQVQRYLGGKSLKASRIGLMFNGLVKIPMQFFILLVGVMLFVSFQFNKPPVIFNASTTKITANDDDSLRMIDQQYNEVFIAKQNALDQYLSGDEAQLKSAASFEKELVDIRSEYKDRLKTLDENYEKEDNDFIFLSFVLDYMPVGLIGLLLAVIFSAAMSSTAGELNALASTTTIDYYKKFFSKSDDDKKDVRVSKLLTVGWGILAIVVALVAGLFDNLIELVNIIGSLFYGTILGVFLLAFFIKFVKARSAFIAALIGQSSVLILHYLTVQGMVDLSYLLYNIIGSFIVVLAGITIEMLVPQKEKT
- a CDS encoding PIG-L family deacetylase; its protein translation is MFKHLLILILLTTFNSFAQKSSSEIYVDLQKLHSLKRVLYVAAHPDDENTRLLAYMSLGERAETAYLSLTRGDGGQNLIGNELSEKLGVLRTQELLAARSHDHANQYFSRAVDFGYSKSASESLEKWGEDQILSDMVLVIRKFKPDVIITRFPPDKRGGHGHHTASAMLAIKAFDKAADAKYEPEQVKQFGTWQTTSLYWNTSYWWMEAIEDSAKKYPERYFTQDIGGYNPLLGMSYNEIGTIARSQHKCQGFGAIIERGERLEYFEHLAGEKIEKSFFEHAERSWSSMVNKDLENQFDQLLKDFDFKTPSNNVAALIKIRNELRKIDDTFISREKLDLCDQIIFDCLGLFVEAVADDYSFVSGDSVSLEVNFLNRSERDVSVQQMSVSDYPTTYNQKLLPQKEVTIELKKKINADYSGPYWLQEAFNDLFTVKNKDDLGKAESDPTCAVFIALNVDGEKIPITVPLTYKWRDPSYGERRREVISTPAFTASVENDIQIIKTDQSKVVKFKVHNFSEQLNDKIQIVAPNGWKASPDVFDLKMDKKHQEKWFEFTLTPTKKAENGILSFVDNDNKEVRSYLEIAYDHIPTQVLMNNCVINCIKLDAAIQEGRVAYIKGVQDDVPTAIRQLGFEVDEFEVEQLADLDLSAYQSVVLGIRIYNVHPVLSNYHDKLFKYVENGGNLIMQYNTASRSANKMEFGPKSFSLSRDRVTEEDAVVEILVPDHPIFNYPNKITNDDFNNWVQERGLYFAGEWDDSYQALISWHDTGEEPVKGGLIVTNYGKGQFVYTGISFFRELPKGVVGAYRLFANILSYKK
- a CDS encoding SRPBCC family protein; this translates as MPKIFVEKSIYIDKSPSEVFPLINDFSVWPTWSPWLITEKGVKVNVRDDKKFYEWSGDLVGSGNMMIIDEKENDFIDCDLQFIKPFKSKAKTSMYVKAEGNGTLLRWTMNSSLPFFMFFFKKMMQNLIGLDYERGLKMIKDLAETGEINSTLEFNENQTFEGGKYIYLTNNCQFKDMADTHKADFTSLMEFARSKNIIAGVGFTIYDKWDMKNLITHYKACVLVSDIPSDLPAGFSAAEFPKIKSYTCTHTGPYRHIGNAWSGIQMRLRAKKFKHNKKVSPIEVYLNSPLDTAEKALKTVIHFATV